Proteins from a single region of Punica granatum isolate Tunisia-2019 chromosome 8, ASM765513v2, whole genome shotgun sequence:
- the LOC116187398 gene encoding transcription factor MYB1-like has protein sequence MERNSGPTHMKKELTRGPWAATEDQILIDFVKKNGEGKWERVSKQTVLRRCGKSCRLRWLNYLRPDIKRGNISEDEEDLITRLHKLLGNRWSLIAKRLPGRTDNEIKNYWNSTLRKKLQLGGQQPKRPYLKKNIATKDRCNEVAPCMDNIKAPSVDKRMAAAPADDPEDSTANATTVPKAKLGPPTLTLPVASDEKDGCPWNDFMVDHKPCTEICSSDEFMELCTQIFGADESETRFDRMCGPSSSNNNLQDRDMSEEMLFKWAAELMDN, from the exons atggaaagAAATTCAGGTCCTACTCATATGAAGAAAGAATTGACCAGAGGGCCATGGGCGGCAACAGAAGACCAAATCCTCATTGATTTCGTTAAAAAGAACGGTGAGGGAAAGTGGGAAAGAGTCTCAAAGCAAACAG TTCTCAGGAGGTGCGGGAAAAGCTGTAGACTACGTTGGTTAAATTATCTCCGACCCGACATTAAAAGAGGAAACATATCCGAAGACGAAGAGGACCTCATCACTAGGCTCCACAAGCTTTTGGGAAACAGGTGGTCTCTTATAGCGAAAAGGCTTCCAGGCCGGACCGATAATGAGATAAAGAACTACTGGAATTCGACCTTAAGGAAGAAGTTACAGCTAGGTGGACAGCAACCCAAGCGTCCGTATCTGAAGAAGAATATCGCCACCAAAGATCGATGCAATGAAGTCGCACCATGCATGGACAATATAAAAGCTCCTTCCGTAGACAAGAGGATGGCAGCAGCCCCTGCGGACGACCCTGAAGACTCTACTGCAAATGCGACGACCGTACCAAAAGCCAAATTAGGCCCGCCGACGTTGACATTGCCAGTGGCTAGTGATGAGAAAGATGGTTGTCCATGGAACGACTTTATGGTTGATCACAAGCCATGTACTGAGATTTGCTCGTCTGATGAGTTCATGGAACTGTGCACTCAGATATTTGGTGCCGATGAATCCGAAACAAGGTTTGATCGGATGTGTGGTCCGTCGTCCTCAAACAATAACCTTCAGGATAGGGATATGTCTGAAGAGATGTTGTTTAAATGGGCAGCTGAATTGATGGATAACTGA